One Lycium barbarum isolate Lr01 chromosome 5, ASM1917538v2, whole genome shotgun sequence genomic window carries:
- the LOC132641594 gene encoding probable aquaporin NIP-type, which translates to MSTKDIRAVEEGNCSTYTQHANEEDSSLCTSPEVVIIIQKVIAEAIGTYFLIFVGCGAVAVNKTYGSVTFPGICVAWGLIVMVMVYAVGHISGAHFNPAVTIAFAIFRHFPFKQVPLYILAQLVGAILGSGTLYLLLDLKSEAFFGTVPVGSNVQSLILEFIISYLLMFVISGVATDNRSIGELAGIAIGMTILLNVLIAGPVSGASMNPARSIGPAIVMHEYRGLWVYIVGPIFGTIVGAFTYNLIRFTEKPLRELTKTSTFLKSMSRSHA; encoded by the exons ATGTCAACAAAAGACATAAGAGCAGTTGAAGAAGGGAATTGTTCAACTTATACACAACATGCTAATGAAGAAGATTCAAGCCTTTGCACTTCACCTGAGGTTGTCATTATTATTCAAAAG GTGATAGCAGAGGCGATCGGAACGTATTTCTTGATATTTGTAGGGTGTGGTGCAGTAGCAGTGAACAAAACATATGGTTCGGTAACATTTCCAGGAATATGTGTGGCATGGGGTTTAATTGTTATGGTCATGGTGTATGCCGTTGGTCATATTTCTGGTGCACATTTCAATCCTGCAGTCACCATTGCCTTTGCCATTTTTAGGCATTTCCCCTTCAAACAG GTGCCACTGTACATATTGGCACAGTTGGTTGGGGCAATTCTTGGAAGTGGGACTTTGTATTTGCTGCTGGATTTGAAGTCTGAGGCATTTTTTGGAACAGTTCCAGTGGGATCAAATGTTCAATCTTTGATTCTTGAATTCATCATTTCTTACCTGTTGATGTTTGTCATTTCTGGTGTTGCCACTGACAATAGATCA ATTGGAGAGCTTGCAGGAATTGCTATTGGAATGACAATACTCCTAAATGTTCTGATTGCAGG GCCAGTGTCAGGAGCATCAATGAACCCAGCAAGGAGTATTGGGCCAGCAATTGTGATGCATGAGTACAGAGGGCTTTGGGTTTACATAGTTGGGCCTATATTTGGTACTATAGTTGGTGCTTTCACTTATAACCTCATAAGGTTTACAGAAAAACCACTTAGAGAACTCACAAAAACTTCAACATTTCTCAAAAGCATGTCCAGAAGCCATGCttaa
- the LOC132641595 gene encoding disease resistance protein RPP13-like — protein sequence MAYAALSSLMHTLQQLLQSKSPLICGSSVQQQHVECAYQSLCALQVFLEDTTKEAKGIETIKVLEKRIRDIVYKAEDRVDSSLRRIITLVDRHKRERACKSFNDELQKVEKEIDSLKNEVMQIEFNKHGRKSAEATTSSSSSRRYTTEHNIVVGMEDDFNIILDRLTDQINELTVIPVVGMGGIGKTTLARKVYDDSAIRYRFDKLACVTISEVYNERQMLLELVSSIIRDRTDENNQKMSNDQLTEIVYRGLKGRRFLIVIDDIWSTEAWDQLQRIFPNDNNKSRILLTTRLNFVADYASPDFPPHGMSFLSLRDSWNLFTQRLFRKHPCPPQLLKIGKHIVQKC from the coding sequence ATGGCTTATGCGGCTCTTTCTTCACTTATGCATACACTGCAGCAACTCCTGCAGTCTAAATCACCTTTGATTTGTGGAAGCtctgtacaacaacaacatgttGAATGTGCTTATCAAAGTCTTTGTGCTCTGCAAGTTTTTCTTGAGGATACTACAAAGGAAGCCAAAGGTATTGAAACTATCAAGGTTTTAGAAAAGAGGATCAGAGACATAGTCTACAAAGCAGAAGATAGAGTTGACTCAAGCCTTAGAAGAATAATCACTCTAGTAGATCGACATAAACGAGAAAGGGCATGTAAATCCTTCAATGATGAATTGCAAAAGGTGGAAAAAGAAATTGATTCTCTCAAGAACGAGGTGATGCAGATCGAGTTTAACAAGCATGGAAGAAAATCAGCAGAAGCAACtacgtcttcatcatcatcaAGAAGGTATACAACTGAGCATAATATTGTTGTTGGAATGGAGGATGACTTCAACATTATACTAGATCGCCTCACTGACCAAATAAATGAGCTAACTGTCATACCAGTTGTTGGTATGGGTGGTATCGGTAAGACAACTCTCGCTAGAAAAGTTTATGATGATTCAGCAATCCGCTATAGATTTGATAAACTTGCATGCGTTACTATCTCTGAAGTATATAATGAGAGACAAATGCTTCTTGAACTTGTCTCTTCAATTATACGGGATAGGACTGATGAAAACAATCAAAAAATGAGCAATGATCAACTAACAGAGATTGTGTACAGAGGTCTAAAGGGTAGAAGATTTCTAATTGTAATAGATGATATTTGGAGTACTGAGGCTTGGGACCAATTGCAAAGAATATTTCCAAATGACAACAACAAAAGTCGAATCCTATTAACTACTCGCCTTAACTTTGTGGCTGATTATGCAAGCCCTGATTTTCCTCCTCATGGTATGTCTTTTTTGAGTTTACGTGATAGTTGGAATCTATTTACTCAAAGACTATTCAGAAAACATCCTTGCCCTCCACAACTACTAAAAATAGGGAAGCATATCGTACAAAAGTGTTGA